One region of Candidatus Hydrogenedentota bacterium genomic DNA includes:
- a CDS encoding sulfotransferase, translating into MPVSLLFVIGSPRSGTTLLERMLDAHPAVQGGPEPHLLTPLAHLGVWNQVDKAPYDHVLAAESQKLFVSKLPNGEEDYWKACRAYCNVLYGQYMAGSAARLCLDKTPAYALILPFVAKVFPDANYVVLTRHPAAIFASYANSFFGGDYAAAQAYNPILNRYAPALAAFLRQDAVPFIHVRYEDLVADPASGFRAICDHLGIPFEESAIAYGASRRTDEGGLGDPIGVNQHDRPTTASVDKWARELAADPAKRDFVRGIVDSLDPADLATLGYPPESLWAPLEAAGGATQPKPPRLSWYRIQRKLIVGLRGQAQRRPLFRKALQRARLVCDVLLRE; encoded by the coding sequence ATGCCGGTTTCCCTTTTGTTCGTCATCGGTTCGCCCCGTTCGGGAACCACCTTGCTGGAGCGCATGCTCGACGCGCATCCCGCGGTCCAGGGCGGGCCCGAACCCCACCTGCTCACCCCGCTTGCGCACCTGGGCGTATGGAATCAGGTCGACAAGGCGCCCTATGACCACGTGCTCGCGGCGGAATCGCAAAAACTCTTCGTGTCGAAGCTTCCGAACGGGGAGGAAGACTACTGGAAGGCCTGCCGCGCCTACTGCAACGTGCTCTACGGCCAGTACATGGCCGGGTCGGCGGCGCGCCTGTGCCTGGACAAGACGCCAGCCTACGCCCTTATTCTACCGTTTGTCGCGAAGGTCTTTCCAGACGCCAACTATGTTGTGCTGACCCGGCATCCGGCGGCGATCTTCGCGTCCTACGCGAACTCCTTTTTCGGCGGGGACTACGCCGCCGCCCAGGCCTACAACCCGATCCTGAACCGTTACGCGCCGGCGCTGGCGGCCTTCCTCCGGCAGGACGCCGTACCGTTCATCCATGTCCGGTATGAAGACCTGGTGGCGGACCCCGCGTCCGGTTTCCGGGCCATCTGCGACCACCTTGGTATTCCCTTCGAAGAAAGCGCGATCGCGTACGGCGCATCACGCCGCACGGACGAAGGCGGCCTGGGCGATCCGATTGGGGTGAACCAGCACGACCGCCCCACCACGGCCTCGGTCGACAAGTGGGCGCGCGAACTGGCGGCGGACCCCGCGAAGCGCGATTTCGTGCGCGGCATTGTGGACAGCCTCGACCCCGCGGACCTGGCAACCCTGGGCTACCCGCCTGAAAGCCTGTGGGCGCCGCTGGAGGCCGCCGGCGGCGCGACGCAGCCAAAGCCGCCCCGGCTCAGTTGGTATCGCATCCAGCGCAAGCTGATCGTGGGGCTCCGTGGCCAGGCGCAACGCCGGCCGCTGTTCCGCAAGGCGCTTCAGCGCGCCCGGCTCGTTTGCGACGTGCTCCTGCGGGAATAG
- a CDS encoding glycoside hydrolase N-terminal domain-containing protein, with translation MKYLLPLLTLSLLFAPFARANSYPGLERLEKHEPLLDFDTPVRVWDEALPLGNGALGALVWGDGRPLRISLDRTDLWDLRPVPEYHSEEYDYATMQQWEKEGRIDDLLRLYDNPYHRPAPTKIPAGRIALTLPAGAAFERAELGARNPAAIVRFQGGAARVWIHATEPVGFIRLTGLKPEAVALEAPAFGGQEPGEAKPAISAGDLAQLGYGPPETRSGDGWRAWIQEGWGGFTFAVYLGWRERDGAWEGAWSIATNNGGADPFEAAKAQVARAFGGERKALEASHAAWWEHYWGKSLVAVPDPVVERQWYLDTYKFGAASRQGSPPITLQGPWTADDGKLPPWKGDYHHDLNTQLSYWPAYSGNRLEEGQNFVDWLWETREACRDWTQRFFKMPGMNVPMTADLNNNQIGGWRQYTHSATTASWLAHHFYLHWQFSGDVDFLRNRAYPYLRDCAVFIEAVTAEKGANGRRTLPLSSSPEVNDNKPEAWFDGITNYDLALMRWLLGATAELAELTGNPDDAARWRTVRDELPGWSLGDDGKLLIAPDYPLPYSHRHFSHLMAIHPLGLIDRANGEADARIIEASLADLEAHGTKKWTGYSFSWLASMYARAGDGEKAAEALRTFATAFVLRNSFHCNGDQSGAGISDFTYRPFTLEGNFAYAAGLQEMLLQSHAGVIEVFPAVPERWRALSFTNLRARGGWIVSASRSGSRAQTVRIEATRGGSVKFRSWVTGRLFDVVLEPGGVEEFHATFDAPEIRRGGAR, from the coding sequence ATGAAGTACCTGCTGCCGCTCCTCACCCTCTCGCTGCTGTTCGCGCCGTTCGCGCGGGCCAATTCCTATCCGGGCCTTGAACGTCTCGAAAAACACGAACCCTTGCTGGATTTCGACACGCCGGTGCGGGTCTGGGACGAGGCGCTGCCGCTGGGCAATGGCGCGCTGGGGGCGCTGGTGTGGGGCGATGGCCGACCGCTGCGCATTTCGCTTGACCGCACGGACCTGTGGGATTTGCGGCCGGTGCCCGAATACCACAGCGAGGAATACGACTACGCAACGATGCAACAATGGGAGAAGGAGGGGCGCATCGACGACCTGTTGCGGCTCTACGACAACCCCTACCACCGGCCCGCGCCCACGAAGATACCCGCAGGGCGGATCGCCCTGACCCTGCCCGCGGGCGCGGCCTTCGAGCGGGCCGAGCTGGGCGCGCGCAATCCGGCGGCGATAGTGCGGTTCCAGGGCGGCGCCGCCCGCGTGTGGATTCACGCCACGGAGCCGGTCGGCTTCATCCGCTTGACCGGGCTGAAGCCGGAGGCGGTCGCCCTGGAGGCCCCAGCCTTTGGCGGCCAGGAGCCCGGCGAAGCGAAGCCCGCCATCAGCGCCGGCGATCTGGCGCAGCTCGGCTACGGCCCGCCGGAGACCCGGAGCGGCGACGGCTGGCGGGCGTGGATCCAGGAAGGCTGGGGCGGCTTCACGTTTGCGGTCTACCTCGGCTGGCGCGAGCGCGATGGCGCGTGGGAGGGGGCGTGGAGCATTGCGACGAACAATGGGGGCGCCGACCCGTTTGAGGCGGCGAAGGCGCAGGTGGCGCGGGCCTTTGGCGGCGAACGCAAGGCCCTGGAAGCGAGCCACGCGGCGTGGTGGGAGCACTACTGGGGGAAGTCGCTGGTGGCGGTTCCGGATCCGGTGGTGGAGCGGCAGTGGTACCTCGATACATACAAGTTTGGCGCGGCCAGCCGCCAGGGATCCCCGCCGATCACGCTGCAGGGGCCGTGGACCGCGGACGATGGCAAGCTCCCGCCGTGGAAGGGCGACTACCACCACGATCTGAACACGCAGCTCAGCTACTGGCCGGCCTACAGCGGCAACCGCCTGGAGGAGGGCCAGAACTTTGTGGACTGGCTCTGGGAGACGCGGGAGGCGTGCCGGGACTGGACGCAGCGCTTCTTCAAAATGCCGGGCATGAACGTGCCGATGACGGCCGACCTGAACAACAACCAGATCGGCGGCTGGCGGCAGTACACGCATTCCGCGACGACGGCGTCGTGGCTTGCGCACCATTTCTACCTGCACTGGCAGTTCAGCGGCGATGTGGACTTCCTCCGGAACCGCGCCTATCCCTACCTCCGCGACTGCGCGGTGTTTATCGAAGCGGTGACCGCCGAGAAGGGCGCGAACGGGCGCCGCACGCTGCCGCTAAGTTCCTCGCCGGAGGTGAACGACAACAAACCCGAGGCGTGGTTTGACGGGATCACGAACTACGACCTGGCGCTGATGCGCTGGCTGCTCGGGGCCACGGCGGAACTGGCGGAACTGACCGGGAACCCGGACGATGCGGCGCGCTGGCGAACGGTGCGCGACGAACTGCCGGGGTGGAGCCTGGGGGACGACGGCAAGCTCCTGATCGCGCCCGATTACCCGCTTCCGTATTCGCACCGCCACTTCTCGCACCTGATGGCGATTCACCCGCTCGGCCTCATCGACCGCGCGAACGGCGAAGCCGACGCGCGGATCATAGAAGCGTCCCTGGCGGATCTGGAGGCGCACGGCACGAAGAAATGGACCGGTTACAGCTTCTCCTGGCTTGCGAGCATGTATGCGCGCGCGGGCGACGGCGAAAAGGCGGCCGAAGCGCTCCGCACCTTCGCCACGGCCTTTGTGCTGCGAAACAGTTTCCACTGCAATGGCGACCAGAGCGGCGCGGGCATCAGCGACTTTACCTACCGCCCGTTCACGCTGGAGGGCAACTTTGCGTACGCGGCCGGCCTCCAGGAGATGCTGTTGCAGAGCCACGCCGGGGTTATCGAGGTGTTTCCCGCCGTGCCCGAGCGCTGGCGCGCCCTGTCCTTCACCAACCTGCGCGCGCGCGGCGGGTGGATCGTGTCCGCGTCCCGATCGGGAAGCCGCGCGCAGACGGTGCGCATCGAGGCAACGCGCGGCGGATCGGTGAAGTTCCGGTCCTGGGTTACGGGACGCCTTTTCGACGTGGTGCTGGAGCCGGGCGGGGTGGAGGAATTCCACGCAACCTTCGACGCCCCGGAAATCCGGCGCGGGGGCGCGCGGTAG
- a CDS encoding ABC transporter substrate-binding protein produces MLAVAAGLALPGCGGQPAGAPAPGAAQPGGEPAGRALRIAVIPKGLAHQFWLTIKAGAEAAAAEGGAQVIWQGPAKETEVEKQINIVQDMIATRVDAIVMAACDEQALIPTVQQAVNAGIPVITIDSGVASDLPASFVATDNVAGASMAADTLADLIGGSGSVGLIPFIKGAATSNMREDGFLEGIAAYPDIRVSATLYCQSDVEKAMSVTQDMLVQDPNMKGIFATNEPAAIGAAQALKAAGRAGEIKLVAFDAAEEEIRGLQDGSIQALIVQNPYRMGYLGVKAALDAIAGNPVEKRIDTGVTVVTMANFNDPEIQKLLFPMAQ; encoded by the coding sequence ATGCTCGCGGTGGCCGCCGGCCTCGCGCTGCCCGGCTGCGGCGGCCAGCCCGCCGGCGCGCCGGCGCCCGGCGCGGCGCAACCCGGCGGAGAGCCGGCCGGCCGCGCGCTGCGCATCGCGGTCATCCCCAAGGGCCTCGCGCACCAGTTCTGGTTGACGATCAAGGCCGGCGCGGAAGCGGCGGCGGCGGAGGGCGGCGCACAGGTCATCTGGCAGGGCCCCGCGAAAGAAACCGAAGTCGAAAAACAGATCAACATCGTGCAGGACATGATCGCCACCCGGGTGGACGCCATCGTGATGGCCGCCTGCGACGAGCAGGCCCTGATCCCGACCGTGCAACAGGCCGTCAACGCGGGCATCCCCGTGATCACTATCGATTCCGGCGTGGCCTCCGATCTGCCCGCCTCCTTCGTGGCGACCGACAACGTGGCCGGCGCGAGCATGGCCGCGGACACCCTGGCCGATCTCATCGGCGGTAGCGGCAGCGTCGGGCTGATCCCTTTTATCAAGGGCGCGGCGACCTCGAACATGCGCGAAGACGGCTTCCTCGAAGGCATCGCGGCCTATCCGGATATCCGGGTGAGCGCGACACTGTATTGCCAGAGCGACGTGGAGAAGGCCATGTCCGTGACGCAGGACATGCTCGTGCAGGATCCGAACATGAAAGGCATTTTCGCCACGAACGAACCGGCGGCGATCGGCGCGGCGCAGGCGCTGAAGGCGGCGGGCCGCGCCGGCGAAATCAAGCTGGTGGCCTTTGACGCCGCCGAGGAGGAGATCCGGGGCCTTCAGGACGGTTCGATTCAGGCGCTCATCGTACAGAACCCTTACCGCATGGGTTATCTCGGTGTGAAGGCCGCGCTGGACGCCATCGCCGGCAATCCGGTGGAAAAACGCATCGACACCGGCGTCACCGTTGTCACCATGGCGAATTTCAACGACCCCGAGATCCAGAAGCTGCTCTTCCCGATGGCGCAGTAA